A single region of the Syngnathoides biaculeatus isolate LvHL_M chromosome 17, ASM1980259v1, whole genome shotgun sequence genome encodes:
- the fut7 gene encoding alpha-(1,3)-fucosyltransferase 7, with protein MGAKWVKFLECNRSKKSTLTTMRKYLLVSFLCVLPLGLLNFWLIGFSFDSNHRVHVTILMWHRPFSVTGNLSEVCGDRHRTLFCTIVEQRSLFPTADVVVFHNYELVTGREKLPLNLPRPSGQRWAWMSMESPRHNGDLRRFAGVFNLTMNYRRDADITIPYGERLAKEAEEEDPVRDIAHNKSFLVCWVVSNYRSSYRRSKVYKQLSAIVPVKVYGRWTRTPLSAEELLPTISRCYFYLAFENSEAKEYITEKLWKNAYQSGAVPVVLGAPVQDYEALAPPHSFIHVDQFPSVKELAEYLMLVAGDQKRYSEYFRWKQKWKVKVSNNWKERLCKLCSHYEHLPLNKVYTDLEAWNHATGVM; from the exons ATGGGAGCTAAGTGGGTCAAATTCTTG GAGTGTAACCGTAGCAAAAAAAGTACACTTACCACAATGAGGAAGTACCTTCTAGTCAGCTTTCTCTGTGTCTTACCGCTGGGACTTCTTAATTTCTGGCTCATAGGATTCAGCTTTGACTCCAACCATCGCGTACATGTGACGATTCTGATGTGGCACCGACCCTTCAGCGTTACCGGTAACCTGAGCGAGGTGTGCGGGGACCGCCACCGCACCCTGTTCTGCACAATCGTGGAGCAGAGGTCCTTGTTTCCCACCGCGGACGTGGTGGTGTTCCACAACTACGAATTGGTCACAGGACGGGAGAAACTTCCTCTGAATCTTCCCAGGCCATCAGGCCAAAGGTGGGCTTGGATGTCTATGGAGTCCCCTCGTCACAACGGAGACCTGAGGAGATTTGCAGGTGTCTTCAACTTGACCATGAACTACAGGAGAGACGCAGATATCACCATACCTTACGGAGAGCGGCTGGCGAAAGAGGCTGAGGAAGAAGATCCCGTGCGGGACATCGCACACAATAAAAGCTTTCTGGTGTGTTGGGTGGTCAGCAACTACAGGAGTTCGTACAGAAGAAGCAAAGTGTACAAACAACTTAGCGCCATAGTTCCTGTGAAGGTCTACGGGCGCTGGACAAGAACTCCCCTCAGCGCAGAAGAACTCTTGCCCACAATCTCTCGCTGCTACTTCTACTTGGCCTTtgagaactctgaggccaaagAATACATCACGGAGAAGCTTTGGAAGAACGCTTACCAGTCGGGGGCAGTTCCCGTCGTCCTGGGCGCACCGGTGCAGGATTACGAGGCCTTGGCTCCCCCTCATTCTTTCATCCACGTCGACCAATTTCCGTCGGTAAAAGAACTGGCCGAGTACCTGATGCTGGTGGCGGGAGACCAGAAGCGCTACAGTGAGTATTTTCGTTGGAAGCAAAAGTGGAAAGTGAAGGTTAGCAATAACTGGAAGGAGAGACTGTGTAAACTCTGCTCCCACTACGAACATTTGCCTCTCAACAAGGTTTACACTGATCTGGAAGCATGGAATCATGCTACTGGCGTGATGTAA
- the pou5f3 gene encoding POU domain, class 5, transcription factor 1, with the protein MSERAHSPGSECQSRPYDFSRACTQNLSQDGLGASSYPQLPLPEAGVLYKQAAYGGLPSAAPQSFFPFPSLGAGDYRAAELQAGEFGQPKHWYPFAAPDYTGQVPGVTAAAQPTNLSPPIAETREQIKMVDIKTEKDTGDEYPGEMKLQQYPPPPAAIPPHGVFYSSPWNPSFWPGISHLTPPGSGGSSHQNPSTSSASSPSMSPSPPSNGVPANAFFGVNPGQGAPGPQGQNPASSTRSSGSSSGGCSDSEEENLSTEELEQFAKELKHKRITLGFTQADVGLALGNLYGKMFSQTTICRFEALQLSFKNMCKLKPLLQRWLNEAETSENPQDMYKIERVFVDTRKRKRRTSLEGAVRSALESYFIKCPKPNTQEITHISDDLGLERDVVRVWFCNRRQKGKRLALPLDEECDGQYYEQSPSPLAAAAPHLPGQGYPPPSGFPGAPPTLYMPPLHRPEVLKQALHPALVGHLTG; encoded by the exons ATGTCCGAAAGAGCCCACAGTCCAGGTTCGGAGTGCCAAAGCCGCCCGTATGACTTCAGCCGAGCTTGCACGCAGAATTTGAGCCAAGACGGTCTCGGGGCGTCGTCCTACCCCCAGCTCCCCCTGCCAGAAGCGGGGGTCCTCTACAAGCAGGCCGCCTACGGTGGGCTCCCGTCGGCCGCCCCGCAGAGCTTCTTCCCGTTCCCGTCGCTGGGCGCCGGTGACTACCGCGCCGCGGAGCTCCAGGCCGGGGAGTTCGGCCAGCCCAAACATTGGTATCCGTTCGCCGCCCCGGACTACACCGGCCAGGTACCCGGTGTGACCGCGGCCGCGCAGCCCACCAACCTGAGCCCCCCGATTGCCGAGACCCGGGAGCAAATTAAGATGGTCGACATCAAGACGGAGAAAGACACCGGGGACGAGTACCCGGGGGAGATGAAGCTCCAGCAGTACCCGCCGCCCCCCGCCGCGATCCCTCCCCACGGAGTCTTCTACTCCAGCCCCTGGAACCCGAGCTTCTGGCCCGGTATCAGCCACCTGACCCCGCCCGGCAGCGGAGGAAGCAGCCACCAGAATCCGTCCACGTCTTCTGCGTCGTCGCCGTCCATGTCCCCGTCGCCGCCCAGCAACGGGGTGCCTGCGAACGCCTTCTTCGGCGTCAACCCCGGCCAGGGGGCCCCCGGACCTCAGGGCCAGAACCCGGCCTCGTCGACTCGGAGCAGCGGCTCGTCCAGCGGCGGTTGTAGCGACTCTGAGGAG GAAAACCTTTCCACCGAGGAACTGGAGCAGTTTGCCAAAGAACTTAAACACAAACGCATCACTTTGGGTTTCACTCAAGCTGATGTTGGCCTGGCTTTGGGTAATCTTTATG GTAAGATGTTCAGCCAGACGACCATTTGCCGCTTCGAGGCCCTCCAGTTGAGCTTCAAGAACATGTGCAAGCTGAAGCCCCTCCTCCAAAGATGGCTGAATGAGGCCGAAACGTCGGAAAATCCCCAGGAT ATGTACAAGATCGAGCGGGTTTTTGTGGACaccaggaagaggaagaggaggaccaGCCTGGAGGGGGCCGTTCGCTCGGCTCTGGAGTCCTACTtcatcaagtgtcccaaacccAACACCCAAGAGATCACTCACATCTCGGATGATTTGGGCTTGGAGAGAGAT GTGGTCCGGGTGTGGTTCTGTAACCGTCGACAGAAGGGCAAGCGCCTGGCCCTGCCGCTGGACGAAGAGTGCGACGGCCAGTACTACGAGCAGAGCCCGTCGCCTCTCGCCGCGGccgccccccacctccccgGCCAGGGCTACCCTCCCCCGTCCGGCTTTCCCGGAGCCCCGCCGACGCTTTACATGCCGCCTCTTCACCGGCCGGAGGTCCTGAAGCAAGCGCTGCACCCGGCGCTGGTCGGCCACCTGACCGGATAA